DNA from Candidatus Limnocylindria bacterium:
CCGCGACGGCTGCATCCCGCCGACGATCAACTACCAGACCCCGGACCCGGGCCTCGACCTCGACTACGTGCCGAACACCGCGCGGGCTCGCAGCATCACCACCGCCCTGTCCAACTCGATGGGCTTCGGTGGGCACAACGCGTCGCTGATCGTGCGAGCCGACACCGGGGCATGAACCCGCGGCGTGTCGTCGTCACCGGCGTGGGAGCGGTGACGCCACTCGGTCTCGATGTGGCCACCCTGTGGAGCGCCCTGACCGCCGGACGCAGCGGGATCAGGCGGATCAAATCGTTCGACACGTCGTCGTTCGAGACGAAGATCGCTGGCGAGGTCCAGGACTTCGACGCAACGCGCTTCTTCGATCGCAAAGATGTGCGGCGCGCCGATCGCTTCGCTCAGCTCGCGGTCGCCGCCGCCACCGAGGCAGTCGCGGAGGCGAAGCTCGAAACGGGGATAGACCGCGACCGCGTCGGCGTCTCGATCGCGACCGCCGCGGGCGGGCTGCAGTCGGTCGTCGATACCGCGAACACTCTGCAGGAGCGCGGACCGAACCGCGTGTCGCCGTTCTTCGTGACCATGTACATCGCGAATGCCGCGTCCGGTCTGGTCTCGCTGCGCTGGGGGTTCCGCGGCCCGAGCCTCACGCACGTGTCCGCCTGCGCCTCGAGCTCGCACTCCCTCGGTGAGGCCGCCGAGGCGATCAAGCGTGGTCAGGTGGATGTGATGGTCGCTGGGGGATCCG
Protein-coding regions in this window:
- a CDS encoding beta-ketoacyl-[acyl-carrier-protein] synthase II, which produces RDGCIPPTINYQTPDPGLDLDYVPNTARARSITTALSNSMGFGGHNASLIVRADTGA